The Erpetoichthys calabaricus chromosome 13, fErpCal1.3, whole genome shotgun sequence genome has a window encoding:
- the LOC114663911 gene encoding protein-glutamine gamma-glutamyltransferase 4-like — MSDLALTVESLDFRASENKKSHQTHEYDHSALVVRRGQNFHIKMKMNRPLKAADQLYIQLAVGRQPLQSKETLVLISLQQTEGSEAWRATLGAAHGHEYDVRIKTPSNATVGKYTLTVTDKGSYSYKPPESDFYLLFNPWCKEDNVYLAEQHKRQEYVLKDTGYLYRGSSQRVEGIPWNFGQFETDVLDCCLYLLDQVGMKQSTRRDPVKIARAMSAAVNVQDDNGVLCGNWSGDYSDGTPPSHWTGSSAILQQYYKSKEPVRYGQCWVFSGVLTTVMRCLGIPARSITNFDSAHDTEDNLTIDVFFNAAGEMLSDISTDSIWNFHVWNDVWMKRPDLPEGYDGWQAIDATPQELSEGNYQCGPAPLKAIKNGDIHLVYDTKFVLSEVNADRIFWRVDNPKTPQQSMVKLSVDTKVVGKRISTKTVGKNLREDITSQYKYPEGSPEERKSIESALKMCVKPPGMPYGEAAPSIKVGFESKEVHLGSPVTLKIIFTNSSTEDRNVTFSASYQLQIYHGNTVENIGSMSNEITVKGESCADVPVEIPAESYLKFLPKYDDELQVQVNVLGEAKETKESLADYTLVHFIYPPIKIEMPESANIGETFSCTFSFKNDTGIPLDNTKLHVEGIGLFQLETFDQGTIKADGVFMSRVICTASKPGERKIIAKITSDQICGITEEKHITIK; from the exons ATGAGTGACCTGG CCTTGACAGTTGAAAGCCTGGACTTCCGTGCCTCTGAGAACAAGAAAAGCCACCAGACCCACGAGTATGACCACTCTGCCCTCGTTGTGAGAAGAGGCCAGAACTTTCACATCAAGATGAAGATGAACAGACCGTTGAAGGCGGCTGACCAGCTGTACATCCAGTTAGCTGTGG GTAGACAACCCCTGCAATCGAAGGAGACACTGGTGCTGATCTCTCTACAGCAAACCGAAGGCTCTGAGGCCTGGAGAGCCACTCTGGGTGCGGCCCACGGGCATGAG tatgaCGTCCGCATCAAAACCCCGTCCAATGCCACGGTGGGCAAGTACACGCTAACAGTGACAGACAAGGGCAGCTACAGCTACAAACCCCCAGAGAGCGACTTCTACCTGCTGTTTAACCCTTGGTGTAAAG AGGACAATGTCTACCTGGCAGAACAGCATAAAAGGCAGGAGTACGTGCTCAAGGACACCGGCTATCTGTACAGGGGGTCATCCCAGCGTGTGGAGGGCATCCCATGGAACTTCGGCCAG TTTGAGACAGACGTGCTGGACTGCTGCCTCTACCTCCTGGACCAAGTGGGCATGAAGCAGTCGACCAGGAGGGATCCCGTCAAGATCGCCAGAGCCATGTCTGCGGCG GTCAATGTACAAGATGACAACGGAGTTCTTTGTGGCAACTGGTCGGGAGACTATTCTGACGGGACGCCCCCATCTCACTGGACGGGCAGCTCTGCCATTCTCCAACAGTACTACAAGAGTAAGGAGCCCGTGCGCTACGGCCAGTGCTGGGTGTTCTCAGGTGTGCTCACCACAG TCATGAGGTGTCTGGGTATCCCGGCCAGGAGCATCACCAATTTTGATTCGGCCCACGACACCGAAGACAACCTCACCATCGACGTGTTCTTCAACGCTGCGGGTGAAATGCTGAGCGACATTTCTACCGACTCCATCTG gAATTTCCACGTGTGGAATGATGTCTGGATGAAGAGGCCCGATTTACCGGAAGGATACGACGGCTGGCAAGCTATTGATGCCACGCCACAGGAGCTCAGTGAAG GCAACTACCAGTGTGGACCTGCCCCTCTGAAGGCCATCAAGAATGGAGACATCCATTTAGTCTACGACACCAAGTTTGTGCTTTCGGAGGTCAATGCGGACCGCATCTTCTGGAGGGTGGACAACCCCAAAACTCCACAGCAGAGTATGGTCAAGCTGAGTGTGGACACCAAGGTGGTGGGCAAGCGCATCAGCACTAAAACTGTGGGCAAGAACCTCCGAGAGGACATAACCAGTCAGTACAAGTACCCTGAAG gCTCCCCTGAGGAAAGAAAGTCCATTGAGAGCGCCTTGAAAATGTGCGTCAAGCCACCTGGGATGCCCTACGGTGAAGCAGCACCTTCCATCAAGGTGGGCTTTGAGTCCAAGGAGGTCCACCTTGGCTCCCCAGTGACTCTGAAGATCATCTTCACCAACAGCTCCACCGAGGACAGAAACGTGACCTTCAGTGCCAGCTACCAGCTGCAGATCTACCATGGCAACACCGTGGAGAACATCGGCTCCATGTCAAACGAGATCACGGTGAAAGGAGAAAGCT GTGCCGACGTTCCTGTCGAAATCCCTGCTGAGAGTTACTTGAAATTCCTGCCCAAGTATGACGATGAGCTCCAAGTGCAGGTGAACGTCCTGGGAGAGGCCAAAGAAACGAAAGAGTCGCTGGCCGACTACACCCTTGTGCATTTCATTTACCCACCCATCAAGATTGAG ATGCCCGAGTCCGCAAACATAGGTGAGACGTTCTCCTGCACTTTCTCCTTCAAGAACGACACTGGCATTCCTTTGGACAACACCAAGCTGCACGTGGAGGGCATCGGCCTGTTCCAGCTGGAGACTTTTGATCAGGG GACCATTAAAGCCGATGGGGTCTTTATGTCCAGGGTCATCTGCACTGCCAGTAAACCCGGGGAGCGCAAGATCATCGCCAAGATCACATCTGACCAGATCTGTGGCATCACAGAGGAGAAGCACATTACCATCAAATGA